GATCGTTCGGCGGTCGCGGTGGTCGAGATGGTGGCGGCCCCGGTCGCGATGGTGGGCCGCCTCGAGATGGCGTTCCTGGCGGACTGGGTGGACCAGGTCGCGACGGTGGACCGGGCGGACCAGGCGGACCGGGCGGCGGCTTCCCGGGTGGGCCGTTTGGCGGAATGCGATTCGGCAATGCCGATGCGTTGATGGAACGTGTGTTGGAGATTCTCTCGCCCAAGCAGCAAGCGATCTGGAAGACGCTGGTTGGGCAACCCTTCAGGCCGATTGCATCGGCTCCCGGAATTCCTCGGAATTTTCCAAAAGGACCCTAATTCATGGCGGCGCGCATTTCACGCATCCGACAGCTCGCCCTCGGTTGGGCGATGCTGGGTGGGTTTGGCTGGCTATTGGTGAGCGACACTCCGACGCAGGGGAAGGCTCCACAATCGGCCAGCGAATTCTACCAAGCCAATCAAATTCGACCGATCGAACTGATCATCCAGCCGGATGACTATGCCGCCATGGAGCCAAAAGGCGGCGCGCGTGGTCCCGGCGGCTTCCCCGGTGGTCCGGGTGGTCCGGGTGGCGGGTTCCCCGGTGGCCCGGGTGGTCCGGGTGGCGGGTTCCCCGGTGGTGGTGGCTTGCCGATGCCGCCAAATCAGCCGATGCCGCCGCAAGTCGAGCGGAATCAGCCCGAAGCGCGACCAGACCGACTTCCCGCGCGACCGCAGGCCGATTCAGCCGATCCCCGTCGCGAGCAAATCCCGCCGATTCCCGGCGGTCCGGGTGGTCCTGGCGGTGGCGGGTTCCCGGGTGGTCCTGGCGGTGGCGGGTTCCCCGGTGGTCCGGGTGGCGGTCCTGGCGGTGGTCGGGGGCCGGGTGGGCCGGGCGGGTTTGGGTTGGAGTTTGAATATGTCAAAGCGACCGCAAAAATCGATGGCCAAACGCTCAAAGATGTCGGGGTGCGCTACAAGGGGAATTCCTCGTACATGAGTTCCTCGCGGTCGTTGAAGCGGCCGTTCAAGATCGATCTGAATCACTATGTCGAAGGGCAGAAATTCGCCGAGTTGACCATGCTGAATCTGGGCAATAACGCCATGGATTCGACGATGATCCGCGAGACGCTGGCCTACGAAGTCTTTCGAGCGGCGAAAGTTCCCTGTTCCCGAACCACCTTCGCTCAGGTGTTTCTGACCGTTCCGGGGAAGATCGAACGAACGGAATTGGGACTGTATACCATCATCGAAGATGTCGGCAAATCGTTCCTGAAGGAGCATTTCGACTCGGCCAAGGGGATGCTGCTCAAGCCAGAGCGGGCCCATGGGATTCCGCATCTGGGCAATGATTGGGCGAGCTACGAATCGGTGTACGAGCCGAAACTCAATGGCGATGACAAGGATTTGCGGAAGGTGCTGATCGATTGGACGAAGTTGATCCATCAGGGGACCGATGCGGAGTTCAAAGCGACGCTGCCCAAGCTGATGAATATGGACAATTTTCTGCGATTCCTGGCGGCAACGGTGATTGAAGCGAACATGGATAGCATGCTGGGGATGGGGCACAATTTCTACCTGTATATTCACCCCAAGACAAAGCAGGTGAACTGGATTCCGTGGGATTTGAACATGTCGTTTGGCGGCTTCGGGATGCTGCAAATGACGAGCGGGCAAGCGAATCTGAGCATTCGCCAACCGTACTCGATGCGAAATGTCTTGATCGAACGGGTGCTCAAAGACCCGGAATGGGATGCGCAATATCGGGAAATCCTGCGGGAACTGCTGCGTGACGGCTTCACCGAGAAAGAACTGCATGGCCGCATTGATGAACTCACCAAGCTCATCCGCCCAGTTCTGGATACCGAATTGAAGAATCGCCCGATGGGGCAGGGGATGCCCGGCGGCGGCTTCCCGGGTGGTCGTGGCGACCGTGGTGGCCGAGGCGGTCAACCCGGCGGTCCCGGTGGCGGCTTCCCTGGCGGTCCCGGTGGTCCCGGCGGTCCCGGTGGCGGTTTTCCGGGGGGGCCCGGCGGTGGTCCGGGGGGACGTGGGCCGGATCTGAAGACCTTTGTCACGCAGCGGATTGCCTCGGTGACGGCGCAATTGGAAGGAACATCGCAAGGGGAAGTTCCGCGTGGTGGATTTGGTCCCGGCGGACGTGGTCCTGGCGGTGATCGTGGTGGCTTCCCCGGCGGTCCGGGGGGTGGCTTCCCGGGTGGCGGCTTCCCGGGGGGACCTGGCGGGGGCTTGCCAGGTGGGCCGGGGGCGGTGAATCCGAATGGAAATCCGAATGGAAATGCGGGGGTGCCGGTGCGGCCGATTCGTCAGGGGGGCAACCCGCCGGCGAATGCCCCGAATGCGGCTCCGCAAGGGCGACCGGAGCGACCCGCGGATGGAAATCGGCTGCCGACGCGTCCCATTGGCAATCCTCGGCCTGTGGAACCGATGTCATGATGGATTTGCTTCCCGAACGTAGCCTGTCGCCGAGCGTGGTGGATTCCGCTCGGTGGAGCGAATTCTCCTTGGCATGGGAGTCACCGACCATGTCGATTCTCAGCCGCATGCTGCTGGCGTTGGCGTTTGGCGTGGCCGTGTCGATGCTGTATCGCATCACCGGCCCGCAGGATCGCGGAAATCGCTCGCGGCTGGCCTCGTCGCTGGTGTTGCTCTCGGTGCTGATCGCCATGGTCACGCAGGTGGTGGGCGATAGTGTGGCGCGGGCGTTTAGTCTGGTCGGGGCGTTGTCGGTGGTCCGCTTTCGCACGCCGCTGGAAGATACCCGCGACACTGCTTTTGTGCTATTCGCCGTGATTTTGGGCATGGCCGTGGGCGTGGGGCAGCCGTTGCTGGCGGGGATTGGCTTCGGGATTGGTGCCATTGCCGCTGCGGGATACCGATTCCACGCCGGAAGCGATCTGCCCCGCAGTTGGCAGGTGGAAATTAGTCGAACGGCGGCCTTGGCTACCGCTTCGGCGGATCTCACCGATACGCTGCGTGGCTTCTGCACCAAGGTGGAATGCTGGGCGACTCGCATCCACAAAAAAGGCGAATGCACGGAGTTCCGCTACCAAATCACCCCGCGAATCGATCTCGACCCGTCCGAAATCATCGCCCTGCTGACCGCGATTGACGGCGTTCAGTCGGTCGAAATCTCGCCGAGTAAGTGAATCCAGGCCGCATCGTCTCGACTTTGTTGGTGGGAGATGCGGCCTTCTTGTGCATCAATTCTAACGGTTGCGACAATTCCCGGTTGTGGGTGGTGGGGGTGGCGGATCTCAGGGCGTTGCTTTCGCTTGAGCAGCGGGGCGATTCCCGACGACATCCAGACTATCCGATTTCACCGGGAGCTTGCGACCATGCGCGATGGTGTTCGTTCGTTGTTACTGGCGACCGTTTTGTTGTCCGGAATGACTCTCGGAACGGGGACGGTTCGCGCGGAGGGGCCGCCTCGGCCGTTGACGGCGGAGCAGGTCGTTCGCATGTCTGCGGAAGAATTGGAGTGCCGATTTCGCAACGGTCGTTGTGTGGCGATGCCGGAAGGATTTGCCAAAGGACGGCCGATCTGGATCACGGGCAGCAAACTCGCCATGCCCGCCGCTCGACT
This DNA window, taken from Tuwongella immobilis, encodes the following:
- a CDS encoding CotH kinase family protein, whose product is MAARISRIRQLALGWAMLGGFGWLLVSDTPTQGKAPQSASEFYQANQIRPIELIIQPDDYAAMEPKGGARGPGGFPGGPGGPGGGFPGGPGGPGGGFPGGGGLPMPPNQPMPPQVERNQPEARPDRLPARPQADSADPRREQIPPIPGGPGGPGGGGFPGGPGGGGFPGGPGGGPGGGRGPGGPGGFGLEFEYVKATAKIDGQTLKDVGVRYKGNSSYMSSSRSLKRPFKIDLNHYVEGQKFAELTMLNLGNNAMDSTMIRETLAYEVFRAAKVPCSRTTFAQVFLTVPGKIERTELGLYTIIEDVGKSFLKEHFDSAKGMLLKPERAHGIPHLGNDWASYESVYEPKLNGDDKDLRKVLIDWTKLIHQGTDAEFKATLPKLMNMDNFLRFLAATVIEANMDSMLGMGHNFYLYIHPKTKQVNWIPWDLNMSFGGFGMLQMTSGQANLSIRQPYSMRNVLIERVLKDPEWDAQYREILRELLRDGFTEKELHGRIDELTKLIRPVLDTELKNRPMGQGMPGGGFPGGRGDRGGRGGQPGGPGGGFPGGPGGPGGPGGGFPGGPGGGPGGRGPDLKTFVTQRIASVTAQLEGTSQGEVPRGGFGPGGRGPGGDRGGFPGGPGGGFPGGGFPGGPGGGLPGGPGAVNPNGNPNGNAGVPVRPIRQGGNPPANAPNAAPQGRPERPADGNRLPTRPIGNPRPVEPMS
- a CDS encoding DUF4956 domain-containing protein encodes the protein MMDLLPERSLSPSVVDSARWSEFSLAWESPTMSILSRMLLALAFGVAVSMLYRITGPQDRGNRSRLASSLVLLSVLIAMVTQVVGDSVARAFSLVGALSVVRFRTPLEDTRDTAFVLFAVILGMAVGVGQPLLAGIGFGIGAIAAAGYRFHAGSDLPRSWQVEISRTAALATASADLTDTLRGFCTKVECWATRIHKKGECTEFRYQITPRIDLDPSEIIALLTAIDGVQSVEISPSK